The Coffea arabica cultivar ET-39 chromosome 6e, Coffea Arabica ET-39 HiFi, whole genome shotgun sequence genome contains the following window.
TCTCAACTGATTGGGACAAGGCCTGGTCAAGTTACAGGAAGCGAGGGAAGAAGACCCTGTTTTCACAGTTTTCTGACAAGTATGTGAGCTGGAACCCCAGGCGTTCTGACTACCCACTGTCTGAGGAAGTTGATCCCATAAAAAGAACAGAGAAGTCAAACCTCAAGTTGTGGACCAGTCAGAGTTTCACTCTTGGCGGTGCTATTCTTATAGTCACGCTTCTTTTGATCTACACCATTCTTGCACCAATCAAGTGAATTCATTTGACTTTGTTCGCTACTTAGAAACAACTTTGTGCTGTAATGATCCATATTCAGTAAGCGAGTTCAGGAAAGGATCATGTAAAATGTAACTTGATGCAGCAGCTTCTGTGAGTAAATATGG
Protein-coding sequences here:
- the LOC113695194 gene encoding uncharacterized protein, with protein sequence MDIRPAFGSISSYTLRPDSRNRNAFSFIPYCSRKDSKRQPQQNGNNDDDDRNGGDKFSTDWDKAWSSYRKRGKKTLFSQFSDKYVSWNPRRSDYPLSEEVDPIKRTEKSNLKLWTSQSFTLGGAILIVTLLLIYTILAPIK